A section of the Rhodobacter sp. genome encodes:
- a CDS encoding MFS transporter, whose amino-acid sequence MMDSAARKRIWGWWWFDWASQPYNTLLITFIFGPYVVSQVGDGTTAQAIWGYGIGAAGVLLAVLAPLLGAVADKSGKRMGFVWFFSILYVVGAWSIWWSAPDSFNVWFVMLMFCIGMIGMEFATIFTNAMLPDLAPREDLGRVSGSGWAWGYVGGMLSLIIMLLFLAENTSGKTLIGLDPILGLDAASREGTRAVGPLTAIWYIVFMIPFFRWVREPRKPGALSIGAAIAGAWPELKSTIASLPRNRSLFAFLGSSMFYRDALNGVYSFGGIYAAGVLGWSVTNVGIFGILATITGATFAWLGGKADSRMGPKPVIVFNVVVLAATSLAIIFVSRTSVFGLPVAETSSLPDIAFYVLGALIGAAGGAMQSASRTMMVRQGDAEKMTEGFGLYALSGKATAFLAPLSIGVVTSLSDSQQIGILPIFALFILGLILLLFVHPDGGKRA is encoded by the coding sequence ATGATGGATTCTGCGGCCCGGAAACGCATCTGGGGCTGGTGGTGGTTTGACTGGGCCAGCCAACCCTACAACACATTGCTGATTACGTTCATCTTTGGGCCCTATGTGGTGTCCCAGGTGGGCGATGGCACGACCGCGCAAGCGATCTGGGGCTATGGAATCGGCGCGGCCGGGGTCTTGCTGGCCGTGCTGGCGCCGCTGCTGGGCGCCGTCGCCGACAAAAGCGGCAAGCGCATGGGCTTCGTGTGGTTCTTTTCGATCCTCTACGTTGTGGGGGCCTGGTCGATCTGGTGGTCCGCGCCGGACAGTTTCAACGTCTGGTTCGTCATGCTGATGTTCTGCATCGGCATGATCGGCATGGAATTCGCGACGATCTTCACCAACGCCATGCTGCCCGACCTGGCCCCGCGCGAGGATCTGGGCCGTGTCTCGGGCTCGGGCTGGGCCTGGGGCTATGTGGGGGGCATGCTGTCGCTCATCATCATGCTGTTGTTCCTGGCGGAAAACACCAGCGGCAAGACACTGATCGGCCTGGACCCGATCCTGGGCCTGGACGCCGCCAGCCGCGAGGGCACACGCGCGGTCGGGCCGCTGACGGCGATCTGGTATATCGTGTTCATGATCCCGTTCTTCCGCTGGGTGCGCGAACCCCGAAAGCCGGGCGCCCTGAGCATCGGCGCGGCCATTGCCGGCGCCTGGCCCGAGCTGAAATCCACCATCGCCAGCCTGCCGCGCAACCGCAGCCTGTTCGCGTTCCTGGGTTCGTCGATGTTCTACCGGGACGCGCTGAACGGGGTTTACAGCTTTGGCGGGATCTATGCGGCCGGCGTCCTGGGGTGGAGCGTGACCAATGTCGGCATCTTCGGCATCCTCGCCACCATCACCGGCGCGACCTTCGCCTGGCTGGGCGGCAAGGCCGACAGCCGCATGGGGCCGAAACCGGTGATCGTGTTCAACGTGGTCGTGCTGGCGGCGACATCGCTGGCGATCATCTTCGTGTCGCGCACGTCGGTCTTCGGCCTGCCCGTGGCCGAGACCTCGTCGCTGCCCGACATCGCCTTTTACGTTCTGGGCGCGCTGATCGGCGCCGCCGGGGGCGCGATGCAATCCGCGAGCCGCACGATGATGGTCAGGCAGGGCGACGCGGAAAAGATGACCGAGGGGTTCGGCCTGTATGCGCTGTCGGGCAAGGCCACGGCCTTTCTGGCGCCGCTGTCCATAGGCGTTGTCACCAGCCTTTCCGACAGCCAGCAGATCGGCATCCTGCCGATCTTTGCCCTGTTCATCCTGGGCCTGATCCTGTTGCTCTTTGTCCATCCGGACGGGGGCAAGCGGGCATGA
- a CDS encoding RNA-binding transcriptional accessory protein, protein MTQPVNFRIPRQIAAEIGARPEQVSVAIGLLDEGATVPFVARYRKEATGGLDDTQLRTLSERLTYLREMEARRASIVESITQQGKMTDDLARALAGAETKAVLEDLYLPYKPKRRTKAMIARENGLAPLADAILADRAADPERLAQAYLGEGVADVKAALEGAREIVAERLVEDARLKAQLRAHMAAVARLTAEVLPGKEVEGAKFADYFAHSEALSGVPSHRALAMFRGRNEGILALDLVVEPEAAPGDSVAERTVKAALDVGRAGKADQWLGTVAGWVWRIKLKLSLTIDLMTDLREKAEAEAIRVFARNLKDLLLAAPAGAKATLGLDPGIRTGVKVAVVDATGKVLDTATVYPFQPRMDVQGSLAVLGALVRKHGVGLIAIGNGTASRETDALVQELLSKLPSPRPVKVVVSEAGASVYSASELAAREFPDLDVSLRGAVSIARRLQDPLAELVKIEPKAIGVGQYQHDVNQSALGRALDGVVEDAVNAVGVALNTASAPLLARVSGLGPGLAEAVVAHRDANGPFARRRDLLKVARLGPKAFEQAAGFLRIQGGDEPLDASAVHPEAYDLARRIVKAAGRDVASLMKDPAPLRRLEPRDFTDDRFGLPTVRDILAELEKPGRDPRPEFKTATFAEGVHEIRDLKPGMQLEGTVTNVAAFGAFVDIGVHQDGLVHVSQLADRFVKDPHEVVRAGDVVSVRVVEVDVPRKRIGLTMRKDNAETRPPRDPGPRGGGRGPKGGSAGPDRTSDTGAFGAALRDALKKR, encoded by the coding sequence GTGACCCAGCCCGTCAATTTCCGCATTCCCCGTCAGATCGCCGCCGAGATTGGCGCGCGCCCCGAGCAGGTCTCGGTCGCGATCGGATTGCTGGACGAGGGGGCGACGGTGCCTTTCGTCGCGCGCTACCGCAAGGAGGCGACCGGCGGGCTGGACGACACCCAACTGCGCACCCTGTCCGAGCGGCTGACCTATCTGCGCGAGATGGAGGCGCGGCGTGCCAGCATCGTCGAATCGATCACCCAGCAGGGCAAGATGACCGACGACCTGGCCCGCGCCCTGGCCGGGGCCGAGACCAAGGCGGTGCTTGAAGACCTGTATCTGCCCTATAAACCCAAGCGCCGCACCAAGGCGATGATCGCGCGCGAAAACGGGCTGGCGCCCCTGGCCGACGCGATTCTGGCGGATCGGGCGGCCGACCCCGAGCGGCTGGCGCAGGCCTATCTGGGCGAGGGCGTGGCCGATGTGAAGGCCGCCCTCGAGGGCGCGCGCGAAATCGTCGCCGAGCGGCTGGTCGAAGACGCCAGGCTGAAGGCGCAGCTCAGGGCGCACATGGCCGCCGTCGCCCGGCTGACCGCCGAGGTGTTGCCGGGCAAGGAGGTCGAGGGCGCCAAATTCGCCGACTATTTCGCGCATTCCGAGGCGCTGTCGGGCGTGCCCAGCCACCGCGCGTTGGCGATGTTCCGGGGCCGCAACGAGGGGATCCTGGCACTGGACCTGGTGGTCGAGCCCGAGGCCGCGCCGGGCGACTCGGTGGCCGAGCGCACCGTGAAGGCGGCGCTGGACGTGGGGCGCGCCGGCAAGGCGGATCAATGGCTGGGCACGGTCGCCGGCTGGGTCTGGCGCATCAAGCTGAAGCTGAGCCTGACCATCGATCTGATGACCGACCTGCGCGAAAAGGCCGAGGCCGAGGCGATCCGCGTCTTTGCGCGGAACCTGAAGGACCTGCTGCTGGCCGCGCCCGCCGGCGCCAAGGCGACGCTGGGGTTGGACCCGGGGATTCGCACGGGCGTCAAGGTGGCGGTGGTCGATGCGACCGGCAAGGTGCTGGACACGGCCACTGTCTACCCGTTCCAGCCGCGCATGGATGTGCAGGGATCGCTGGCCGTGCTGGGGGCCCTGGTCCGCAAGCACGGCGTCGGCCTGATCGCCATCGGCAACGGCACCGCCAGCCGCGAGACCGACGCTTTGGTGCAGGAGTTGCTGTCGAAACTGCCCAGCCCGCGCCCGGTCAAGGTGGTGGTCAGCGAGGCCGGCGCCTCGGTCTATTCGGCCAGCGAACTGGCGGCGCGGGAATTTCCCGATCTCGATGTGTCGCTGAGGGGTGCGGTCAGCATCGCGCGGCGTTTGCAGGACCCGCTGGCCGAACTGGTCAAGATCGAGCCCAAGGCGATCGGTGTCGGCCAGTATCAGCACGATGTGAACCAGTCGGCCCTGGGCCGGGCACTGGACGGCGTGGTCGAGGACGCAGTGAACGCCGTCGGGGTCGCGCTGAACACCGCGTCGGCGCCGCTTCTTGCGCGGGTGTCGGGGCTGGGCCCGGGCCTGGCGGAGGCCGTGGTCGCGCATCGCGACGCCAACGGTCCCTTTGCGCGCCGGCGCGATCTGCTGAAGGTCGCGCGGCTGGGGCCCAAGGCCTTCGAACAGGCGGCCGGGTTCTTGCGCATTCAGGGCGGCGACGAGCCGCTCGATGCCTCGGCCGTGCATCCAGAGGCCTATGACCTGGCCCGCCGCATCGTCAAGGCCGCCGGCCGGGACGTCGCCAGCCTGATGAAGGACCCCGCCCCCCTGCGCCGGCTGGAGCCGCGCGATTTCACCGACGACCGATTCGGGTTGCCGACGGTTCGCGACATCCTGGCCGAACTGGAGAAACCCGGCCGCGACCCGCGACCCGAATTCAAGACCGCGACCTTTGCCGAGGGCGTGCACGAGATCCGCGACCTGAAGCCCGGGATGCAGCTGGAGGGCACCGTGACCAACGTCGCGGCCTTTGGCGCCTTTGTGGACATCGGCGTTCACCAGGACGGGCTGGTCCACGTCAGCCAGTTGGCCGATCGCTTCGTCAAGGACCCGCACGAGGTTGTCAGGGCCGGCGATGTCGTCAGCGTGCGCGTGGTCGAGGTGGACGTGCCCCGAAAGCGCATCGGCCTGACGATGCGCAAGGACAACGCCGAAACCCGGCCGCCGCGCGACCCCGGCCCGCGGGGCGGCGGCCGGGGGCCCAAAGGCGGCAGCGCCGGGCCGGACAGGACGTCGGACACCGGCGCATTCGGGGCCGCGCTGCGCGATGCCCTGAAAAAACGCTGA